One segment of Tamlana crocina DNA contains the following:
- a CDS encoding SDR family oxidoreductase, with translation MKTVIIVGGSKGIGKAIVKTLVSTHNVVNLSRTTPPESHPNLKHHSCDILKDDLPEIKSADALIYCPGSINLKPISRLNTEDFQTDFEINVLGAVKAIQQYLPALKASNSPSILLFSTVATQLGMPFHASIATAKSGVEGLVKSLGAELAPTVRINAVAPTVTDTDLASNLLRNEKMIENITNRHPLKKYLNPKEVADMASFLISDKAASISGQIFKMDCGIVSFKI, from the coding sequence ATGAAAACAGTTATTATAGTTGGTGGAAGTAAGGGCATTGGTAAGGCCATTGTAAAAACACTTGTTAGCACACACAACGTGGTTAACTTAAGTAGAACCACGCCTCCCGAATCCCACCCCAATTTAAAACATCATTCCTGCGACATCCTAAAAGACGATTTACCGGAAATTAAAAGTGCAGATGCTTTAATTTATTGTCCGGGCAGTATTAACCTAAAACCGATTTCCAGATTAAACACCGAAGACTTTCAGACCGATTTCGAAATCAACGTCTTGGGTGCCGTAAAGGCGATACAACAGTACCTTCCAGCATTAAAAGCTTCAAACAGTCCTTCCATACTACTTTTTAGTACCGTGGCCACCCAATTGGGCATGCCTTTTCATGCGAGTATAGCCACCGCCAAATCGGGCGTTGAAGGACTTGTAAAATCATTGGGAGCCGAACTCGCCCCAACCGTTAGAATCAATGCAGTTGCGCCAACAGTAACCGATACCGATTTAGCTTCAAATTTATTGCGAAATGAAAAAATGATTGAAAATATCACCAATCGCCATCCTTTAAAAAAATATTTAAACCCGAAGGAAGTCGCCGACATGGCCTCCTTTTTAATATCAGATAAAGCCGCTTCCATTTCTGGGCAAATATTCAAAATGGACTGTGGCATAGTAAGTTTCAAAATATAA
- a CDS encoding Lacal_2735 family protein, which translates to MFSFFKRKSKKEKLEEQFKKLMREWHHLSAINRAASDEKYAQAQEIAKILNGMKHEAA; encoded by the coding sequence ATGTTCAGTTTTTTCAAGAGAAAATCAAAAAAAGAGAAATTAGAAGAACAGTTTAAAAAATTAATGCGAGAGTGGCACCACCTCTCCGCCATCAATAGAGCTGCCAGTGATGAAAAATACGCACAAGCACAAGAAATTGCCAAAATTTTGAACGGAATGAAACATGAAGCTGCTTAA
- a CDS encoding bifunctional aldolase/short-chain dehydrogenase gives MSTVTKNFKYVDYLWDNEKAESLGDDQVALFLYRSNILGADLRITNYGGGNTSCKTIEKDPLTNEEVEVMWVKGSGGDIGTLTRSGIAGLYTNRLRDLKNVYGGLEDEDRMVGLFNHCIYDLDSKAPSIDTPLHGLLPFKHIDHLHPDALIAVAAAKDSEKVTKEIWGDTMGWVPWQRPGFDLGLQLEKCLNDNPGIRGIVLGSHGLFTWGDTSYECYMNSLEVIEKASEYIENKIKEKGSVFGGQKVESLPKEERLEKAAQLMPLLRGLCSSENQMIGHFSDIDVVMEYINSNDLERLAPMGTSCPDHFLRTKIQPLVLTLDTNEDLSDADAVLKKLEPAFEQYRQEYADYYNTCKRDNSPAMRDPNPVIIIYPGVGMFSFAKNKQTTRVASEFYINAINVMRGAEAITEYTSLPRQEAFDIEYWLLEEAKLQRMPKEQPLSRKIALVTGAGGGIGKAIADKLAAEGANVVLTDINEDSLKEAHATYKRDVSTYAVCDVTNYDSIVNAYKKACVEFGGVDIIVHSAGLAISKPIEETSQKDWDLLQNVLVKGQFELAKAGVEVMRKQNLGGNFISIASKNGLVSGPNNVGYGTAKAAQQHMSRLLAAELAKDKIRVNVVNPDGVIVGSKIWEGAWAEGRAKAYGITVEELPAHYAKRNLLNEIIYPEDIANGVFSLVGILDKSTGNIINVDGGMANAFVR, from the coding sequence ATGAGCACAGTAACAAAAAACTTCAAATACGTAGATTATCTTTGGGATAATGAAAAAGCAGAAAGCTTAGGAGACGACCAAGTCGCTTTATTCTTATACCGTTCTAACATATTAGGAGCAGATTTAAGAATCACAAATTATGGCGGTGGAAACACGAGCTGCAAAACCATTGAAAAAGACCCTTTAACCAATGAAGAGGTTGAAGTGATGTGGGTAAAAGGTTCCGGCGGGGACATCGGTACCTTAACCCGTTCTGGTATCGCTGGTTTGTACACTAATAGATTGCGTGATTTAAAAAATGTTTACGGAGGATTGGAAGATGAAGACCGCATGGTTGGCTTATTTAACCATTGTATTTACGATCTGGACAGTAAAGCGCCATCTATCGACACGCCTTTACATGGTTTGTTACCGTTCAAGCACATAGACCACCTGCACCCCGATGCCCTTATTGCCGTTGCTGCCGCTAAAGACAGCGAAAAAGTAACCAAAGAAATTTGGGGCGACACTATGGGATGGGTGCCTTGGCAACGTCCTGGTTTCGATTTAGGTCTTCAATTGGAAAAATGCTTAAACGACAACCCGGGCATTAGAGGCATTGTTTTAGGGAGCCACGGATTATTTACTTGGGGAGATACTTCTTACGAGTGTTACATGAACAGTTTGGAAGTTATTGAAAAGGCTTCTGAATATATCGAAAATAAAATCAAGGAAAAAGGTTCGGTGTTTGGAGGACAAAAAGTAGAGAGCCTTCCAAAAGAAGAGCGTTTGGAAAAAGCAGCGCAATTAATGCCTTTATTAAGAGGGTTATGCTCTTCTGAAAACCAAATGATAGGTCACTTCTCTGATATCGATGTAGTGATGGAATACATTAATAGTAATGATTTAGAAAGATTGGCCCCAATGGGGACTTCTTGTCCAGACCACTTCTTGCGTACCAAAATCCAACCATTGGTTTTAACTTTAGATACCAATGAAGATTTATCGGATGCCGATGCCGTACTTAAAAAATTAGAGCCTGCATTCGAGCAGTACAGACAAGAATACGCCGATTACTACAATACTTGCAAAAGAGACAACAGCCCGGCCATGCGCGACCCTAACCCGGTAATTATTATTTATCCAGGCGTAGGTATGTTCAGTTTTGCAAAAAACAAGCAAACTACACGTGTAGCGAGTGAGTTTTACATCAACGCCATTAACGTAATGCGTGGTGCCGAAGCGATTACTGAATACACGTCCTTACCAAGACAGGAAGCTTTTGATATTGAATACTGGTTATTGGAGGAAGCTAAATTGCAGCGTATGCCAAAAGAGCAACCATTATCCCGTAAAATAGCATTGGTTACTGGTGCTGGTGGAGGTATCGGTAAAGCGATTGCCGATAAGTTGGCTGCCGAAGGTGCCAACGTGGTATTGACCGATATTAACGAAGACAGCCTAAAAGAAGCCCACGCTACTTACAAGCGCGATGTATCAACTTATGCCGTGTGTGATGTTACCAATTACGATTCTATCGTCAACGCATACAAAAAAGCATGTGTTGAGTTTGGCGGGGTAGATATTATTGTACACAGTGCAGGATTGGCCATTTCTAAACCAATCGAAGAAACTTCACAAAAAGATTGGGATTTGTTGCAGAATGTTTTGGTTAAAGGCCAGTTTGAATTGGCTAAAGCTGGCGTTGAAGTGATGCGCAAGCAAAACCTTGGCGGAAACTTCATCAGTATCGCCAGTAAAAACGGATTGGTTTCAGGACCAAACAATGTAGGCTACGGTACGGCTAAAGCGGCACAACAGCACATGTCACGCTTATTGGCCGCCGAATTGGCAAAAGATAAAATCCGTGTAAACGTAGTAAACCCAGATGGTGTTATTGTGGGCAGTAAAATTTGGGAAGGTGCTTGGGCCGAAGGTCGCGCCAAAGCTTACGGTATTACCGTAGAGGAGCTTCCTGCACACTACGCCAAAAGAAACCTGTTGAACGAGATTATATACCCAGAAGATATTGCCAACGGCGTGTTTTCATTGGTAGGTATTTTAGATAAAAGCACCGGAAACATCATTAATGTGGACGGCGGAATGGCAAATGCCTTCGTAAGATAG
- a CDS encoding FGGY family carbohydrate kinase encodes MINVTAVFDIGKTNKKFFLFDKDYKEVYKEYSKFDEIVDEDGHPTENLSALQNWLKGVFENILNAKQFNVTAINFSTYGASFVHLDQNGEVLTPLYNYTKDIDQSVIDSFVEKYGPKEEFLKTTGCFDLSLLNSGLQLYWIKHTKPEIFKKIKYSLHLPQYLSYIFTGIPLSEYTSIGCHTALWDYTIKDYHSWVYKEELHKILPPIVSTETSINMNYNGKRIKIGVGIHDSSSALLPYVRSVKKKFVLVSTGTWSITLNPFAEHAIVEDTDAEDSINYMRINGKPVKATRVFLGNEYKIQVAKLSEQFGVDEDYHRHVKFDYDLYSEIIHDFKHMFKWESIQDENMPDKTEITYDKFEHAYHQLMTELVLLQVKSIRDVVGGAEIKRLYVDGGFSDNDLFVKLLSHYFRNMKLRTTDSSLGSALGAAISISDKKLNSKFLKKNYSLKKHVPFITK; translated from the coding sequence ATGATAAACGTAACGGCGGTATTTGACATAGGAAAAACCAATAAGAAATTCTTCCTTTTTGATAAAGACTACAAAGAAGTCTATAAAGAATATTCCAAATTCGATGAAATAGTTGATGAAGATGGCCACCCAACCGAAAATTTAAGCGCATTGCAAAATTGGCTAAAAGGCGTTTTCGAAAACATTCTCAATGCCAAGCAGTTTAACGTAACGGCCATTAACTTTTCAACTTACGGTGCCAGCTTCGTCCACCTCGACCAAAACGGCGAGGTACTCACACCGCTTTACAATTACACCAAGGACATCGACCAAAGCGTGATAGATTCCTTTGTTGAAAAATATGGGCCGAAAGAAGAATTCCTGAAAACCACCGGCTGTTTCGATTTAAGCCTTTTAAATTCCGGTCTGCAGTTGTACTGGATCAAGCACACCAAGCCCGAAATATTCAAAAAGATAAAGTACTCGTTGCACCTCCCGCAATATCTCAGCTATATTTTTACGGGCATTCCATTGAGCGAATACACCAGCATTGGCTGCCATACCGCACTTTGGGACTATACCATAAAAGATTATCACAGTTGGGTCTACAAAGAGGAATTGCATAAAATTTTGCCTCCCATCGTTTCTACCGAAACCAGCATCAACATGAACTACAACGGAAAACGCATCAAAATAGGTGTGGGCATTCACGATAGTTCTTCTGCCCTGTTGCCTTATGTGCGCAGCGTAAAGAAAAAATTCGTATTGGTCTCAACCGGAACTTGGAGCATTACACTAAACCCATTTGCGGAGCACGCCATAGTTGAAGATACCGATGCTGAAGATTCCATAAATTATATGCGGATCAACGGGAAACCCGTAAAGGCAACACGTGTGTTTCTGGGCAACGAATATAAAATCCAGGTAGCCAAATTGAGCGAACAATTCGGGGTTGATGAAGATTACCACCGTCACGTAAAGTTTGATTACGACCTGTATTCTGAAATCATTCACGACTTTAAGCACATGTTTAAATGGGAAAGCATACAAGATGAAAACATGCCGGACAAAACCGAAATCACCTACGATAAATTTGAACATGCCTACCATCAATTAATGACCGAGCTTGTACTTTTACAGGTAAAAAGTATCCGCGACGTAGTTGGAGGTGCGGAGATAAAACGGCTTTATGTGGATGGCGGCTTTAGCGACAACGACCTTTTTGTTAAACTGCTGTCGCACTATTTCAGAAACATGAAATTGCGAACCACCGACTCATCATTGGGCTCGGCTTTGGGCGCTGCCATTTCAATTTCAGACAAAAAATTGAATTCCAAATTTCTCAAAAAAAATTACTCATTGAAAAAGCACGTTCCGTTTATAACCAAATAA
- the folE gene encoding GTP cyclohydrolase I FolE translates to MSTGTINGKLYGHSPNALSVDDIGDDHLYTGLETPMKADAHSISDDEKKRRLTLLFEEVLDVLGLDLNDDSLKGTPQRIAKMYIDEIFSGLNPKNKPKVALFENKYRYHQMLVEKDISFYSNCEHHFVPIIGKAHVAYISSGKVIGLSKLNRIVQYYAKRPQVQERLTNQIAEDLKHILHTEHVAVIIEAKHLCVSSRGIKDDTSVTITSYFGGQLNTPEKITEFQNYIKS, encoded by the coding sequence ATGAGCACAGGAACAATTAACGGTAAACTTTACGGGCATAGTCCAAATGCGCTATCGGTTGACGATATAGGAGACGACCATTTGTATACAGGGCTAGAAACCCCAATGAAAGCAGATGCCCATAGTATTAGCGACGACGAAAAAAAACGGCGGCTTACCCTGTTGTTCGAAGAAGTTTTGGATGTTTTAGGACTCGACCTTAACGACGACTCCTTAAAAGGCACGCCACAGCGTATCGCTAAAATGTATATTGATGAAATTTTTTCAGGGTTAAACCCTAAAAATAAACCGAAAGTGGCGTTGTTCGAAAACAAGTACCGATACCACCAAATGCTGGTTGAAAAAGATATTTCATTTTACTCGAATTGCGAACACCACTTTGTACCCATTATCGGAAAAGCCCATGTGGCCTATATCTCGTCCGGCAAAGTTATTGGGCTTTCGAAGCTAAACCGCATCGTTCAGTATTATGCTAAACGTCCGCAAGTTCAGGAACGTTTAACCAACCAAATTGCGGAAGACCTGAAACATATACTCCATACCGAGCACGTTGCCGTAATTATTGAGGCCAAGCATCTTTGTGTATCATCGAGAGGCATTAAAGACGACACCTCAGTAACCATCACCTCTTATTTTGGAGGGCAATTGAATACACCCGAAAAAATTACTGAATTTCAAAACTATATTAAAAGCTAA
- a CDS encoding SRPBCC family protein — MKLYRLHKTQKLPITIAEAWDFLSNPKNLKTITPDYMGFEILSGADRPMYAGQIIQYIVTPVLGIKTKWVTEITHSMHQKYFVDEQRFGPYALWHHKHFLKEIEGGVEMEDIIDYKLPFGILGQWVQPIVVKPKLEEIFNYRQQKLEMLFGTFTKTGQHQ; from the coding sequence ATGAAACTATACCGGTTACACAAAACACAAAAACTTCCCATCACGATAGCCGAAGCATGGGATTTCCTTTCCAACCCCAAAAATTTAAAGACCATCACTCCAGATTATATGGGGTTCGAAATTCTTTCGGGAGCCGACCGCCCCATGTATGCCGGGCAAATTATTCAATACATTGTAACACCCGTTTTGGGCATAAAAACCAAATGGGTTACCGAAATCACCCATAGTATGCATCAAAAGTATTTTGTCGATGAGCAACGTTTTGGTCCTTATGCCCTATGGCACCACAAACATTTTTTAAAAGAAATTGAAGGTGGTGTTGAAATGGAGGACATTATTGATTATAAATTACCTTTCGGAATTTTGGGCCAATGGGTACAGCCCATTGTTGTTAAGCCGAAACTGGAAGAAATATTCAACTACAGACAACAAAAACTTGAAATGCTTTTTGGTACTTTTACTAAAACCGGACAACACCAATGA
- a CDS encoding mechanosensitive ion channel domain-containing protein, whose product MEEKFSIEEAVNSLWDKLDGWMEAIILKLPNLALAILVMIAFYFIARGARKVFRKFILSRIQQKSIQDIIAKIIFITVILIGFFVALGVLDLNKVLTSILAGAGVVGLAIGLALQGTLSNTVGGLVLSFMPKIRINDYIETNNIKGFVSEISLRNIVLRRPDNNYVIVPNSKFVDDAFTNYSITDRSRITVTCGVGYESNLQKVEDLVRKIISENFKQKPGEDVEFFFTEFGDSSINFMTRFWISLSKPKHEHTAKHTAIKLIKANFDKAGINIPFPIRTLDFNKNELHLNVEKDSEES is encoded by the coding sequence ATGGAAGAAAAATTTTCAATAGAAGAGGCTGTAAATAGCCTATGGGATAAATTAGATGGCTGGATGGAAGCCATTATTTTAAAGCTGCCAAATCTCGCTTTGGCCATATTGGTAATGATTGCGTTTTATTTTATAGCTAGGGGAGCGAGAAAGGTTTTTAGAAAATTTATTTTATCAAGAATACAACAGAAGTCCATTCAGGATATCATCGCTAAAATAATTTTTATTACAGTGATATTGATTGGTTTTTTTGTTGCCTTGGGGGTATTAGATCTTAACAAGGTGTTAACCAGTATTTTGGCTGGTGCAGGTGTAGTTGGTCTAGCCATTGGTTTGGCTTTGCAAGGTACATTAAGCAACACGGTGGGCGGTTTGGTGCTGTCTTTCATGCCGAAAATTAGGATTAATGACTATATTGAAACGAATAATATAAAAGGATTCGTTTCAGAAATTAGCCTAAGAAATATTGTATTGAGGCGACCAGACAATAATTATGTAATTGTTCCCAACTCTAAATTTGTAGATGATGCATTTACTAACTATTCGATTACCGATAGAAGTCGAATTACGGTAACCTGCGGTGTTGGGTACGAAAGCAATTTGCAAAAAGTTGAAGATTTGGTTAGAAAGATTATTTCAGAAAACTTCAAGCAAAAGCCAGGAGAAGATGTAGAGTTTTTCTTTACCGAGTTTGGAGATAGCTCTATTAATTTCATGACGCGTTTTTGGATAAGTTTATCTAAACCTAAACATGAACACACCGCAAAACATACAGCCATAAAACTGATTAAGGCGAACTTTGATAAAGCAGGAATCAATATCCCATTCCCAATTCGTACGTTGGATTTCAATAAAAACGAATTACACCTCAATGTTGAAAAGGACAGTGAAGAGTCTTAA
- a CDS encoding TspO/MBR family protein, whose translation MKLLKYIIFFLVINFGALALGSWLMDNGPQTEWYQNLNKAPWTPPGWVFGAAWTTIMLCFSVYMAILLKIHPHKKVVILFLIQLVLNVAWNYLFFNQHLVAIGLVCIALLTIIIFKFLYDFKTIMWAKQLLVLPYFIWLCIATSLNAYILIYN comes from the coding sequence ATGAAGCTGCTTAAATACATCATATTCTTTTTAGTGATAAATTTCGGTGCTTTGGCCCTTGGCAGTTGGCTGATGGATAACGGTCCACAAACCGAATGGTACCAAAATCTAAACAAAGCCCCCTGGACACCACCGGGTTGGGTTTTTGGTGCGGCCTGGACCACCATTATGCTCTGCTTTTCCGTTTATATGGCCATTCTTTTAAAAATACACCCACACAAAAAAGTGGTCATTTTGTTTTTAATCCAACTGGTTTTAAACGTGGCGTGGAATTATCTTTTTTTTAATCAGCATTTAGTAGCCATAGGTTTAGTGTGTATTGCTCTGCTAACAATCATTATTTTTAAATTCCTATACGATTTTAAAACTATAATGTGGGCCAAACAACTTTTAGTGCTCCCCTATTTCATTTGGCTATGTATTGCTACGTCTTTAAATGCTTATATTTTAATTTACAATTAA
- a CDS encoding sugar isomerase: MKIEQNHIQDSNKKSLQSHQEQFDFLSNNLSKKGANVQGIINKLKDFQVAIPSWALGAGGTRFGRFSFYGEPSSLEQKIQDVGILHALTQTAGAVSLHIPWDIPQDYAAIKEIANGLDIKFDAVNSNTFQDQKDAKETYKYGSLSNTSEAVRQQAIQHNLDVINIGDKLGSKSLTVWLADGSCFPGQNNFQTALQNTENSLKEIYKGLPNDWSMLIEYKPYEPNFYSTVIQDWGTSFMLANACGEKAYSLVDLGHHLPNSNIEQIVSILMSKAKLGGFHFNDSKYGDDDLTVGSIKPYALFLIFNELVYGMQNNPNNPDLAWMIDASHNVKDPLEDLIQSLEAIQEAYAKALLIDQAELKAAQLNNDVVKCQEILQDAYRTDVRPLLAEARLKAGGALSPINAYRTLDVRNQLIDERGKHTVATGL; encoded by the coding sequence ATGAAAATAGAACAGAACCATATTCAAGATTCGAATAAAAAAAGCCTTCAATCGCACCAAGAACAATTCGATTTTTTATCGAATAACTTATCAAAAAAAGGTGCCAATGTGCAAGGTATTATCAATAAACTAAAAGACTTCCAAGTAGCTATACCAAGTTGGGCATTGGGTGCTGGCGGTACCAGATTTGGACGTTTTTCATTTTACGGAGAGCCTTCAAGCTTAGAGCAAAAAATTCAGGACGTGGGTATATTGCACGCCCTTACGCAAACGGCAGGTGCAGTTTCGCTTCATATTCCTTGGGACATTCCACAGGATTATGCTGCCATTAAAGAAATCGCCAACGGATTGGATATTAAGTTCGATGCGGTAAACTCCAACACGTTCCAAGACCAAAAGGATGCCAAGGAAACTTACAAGTACGGTTCGTTGAGCAACACCAGCGAAGCGGTAAGGCAACAGGCTATTCAGCATAACCTGGATGTGATCAACATCGGTGATAAATTGGGCTCAAAAAGTTTGACCGTTTGGTTGGCCGATGGGTCTTGTTTCCCTGGCCAGAACAACTTCCAAACAGCCCTTCAAAATACGGAGAACAGCTTAAAGGAAATCTACAAAGGCTTACCCAATGATTGGAGCATGCTCATTGAGTACAAACCTTACGAGCCAAACTTCTACAGCACGGTAATCCAAGATTGGGGCACCTCGTTTATGTTGGCCAATGCTTGTGGCGAAAAAGCCTATTCGTTGGTGGATTTGGGCCACCATTTGCCAAACAGCAATATCGAGCAGATCGTTTCCATATTAATGTCGAAAGCCAAATTGGGAGGTTTCCACTTTAACGACAGCAAATATGGCGATGACGATCTAACCGTGGGAAGCATCAAGCCCTATGCCCTATTCCTAATCTTTAACGAATTGGTTTATGGTATGCAAAACAATCCGAACAATCCAGATTTGGCTTGGATGATTGATGCCAGCCATAACGTAAAAGACCCGTTGGAAGATTTAATACAATCCCTAGAGGCTATTCAGGAAGCTTACGCCAAAGCTTTGTTGATTGACCAAGCGGAGCTGAAAGCCGCACAATTAAACAACGATGTGGTAAAATGCCAAGAGATCCTTCAGGATGCCTACAGAACCGATGTTCGTCCACTATTGGCCGAAGCCAGATTAAAAGCTGGCGGTGCGCTAAGCCCTATAAACGCTTACCGTACCTTGGATGTAAGAAACCAGCTTATAGATGAAAGAGGCAAACACACCGTGGCCACCGGATTATAA
- a CDS encoding TIGR03643 family protein encodes MTFTAREEDRIIEMAWEDRTTFEAIRFQFGLKEQDVIEFMRKKLKPKSFIMWRKRVQGRKTKHEKLRHFEVRSFKCSRQKPISQNRISKR; translated from the coding sequence ATGACATTTACAGCACGAGAAGAAGACCGAATTATAGAAATGGCATGGGAAGACCGTACCACCTTTGAAGCGATAAGGTTTCAATTTGGCTTGAAGGAACAGGACGTGATTGAATTCATGCGAAAAAAATTGAAGCCCAAAAGTTTTATAATGTGGCGCAAACGCGTTCAGGGGCGAAAAACCAAACATGAAAAATTGAGGCATTTTGAAGTCCGCAGCTTTAAATGCTCCAGACAAAAACCCATTTCCCAAAACAGGATATCAAAACGCTAA
- a CDS encoding deoxyribodipyrimidine photo-lyase, producing MKQPINIFWFRRDLRLDDNLGFYEALRGEHAVLPIFIFDKNILDKLPEDDARVNFIFETLQAMRDTLQKEHNSSIAIYYDTPKTVFNNLIETYTIDTVFTNHDYEPYATERDNQVESLLEDNGISFKTFKDQVIFEKSEVVKNDGDPYVVYTPYMKTWKEKFKSHNLEIYYTNSYLKNLVEHTRLPNVSLSDMGFKTASQKIEDYNVTPTLIQEYESKRNFPAQDATSHLGPHLRFGTVSIRKMIKKAIAENNETFWKELIWREFFMQILWHFPHTVTESFKPKYDRIDWRNNEAEFKLWCEGKTGYPLVDAGMRQLNQTGFMHNRVRMLVGSFLCKHLLIDWRWGEAYFAEKLHDYEMASNVGNWQWVAGSGVDAAPYFRIFNPTTQIDKFDKNLKYIKTWVPDFQELTYPEKMVDHRFARERCLKVYKTALD from the coding sequence ATGAAACAGCCCATAAATATATTTTGGTTCCGTCGTGATTTAAGATTGGATGACAACCTCGGATTTTATGAAGCTCTAAGAGGCGAACACGCCGTATTACCCATTTTTATTTTCGACAAGAATATTCTTGACAAACTGCCCGAAGATGATGCTCGCGTCAACTTTATTTTTGAAACCCTTCAGGCCATGCGCGACACCCTTCAAAAGGAGCACAACAGTAGCATTGCCATATATTACGATACGCCCAAAACCGTTTTCAACAATCTGATTGAAACCTATACAATCGATACCGTTTTTACCAATCATGATTACGAGCCCTATGCCACAGAGCGTGATAACCAAGTCGAATCCTTGCTAGAGGATAATGGTATTTCTTTTAAAACCTTTAAAGATCAAGTCATTTTTGAAAAAAGCGAGGTGGTAAAAAACGATGGCGACCCGTATGTGGTTTACACGCCGTACATGAAAACTTGGAAGGAAAAATTCAAAAGCCACAATCTGGAGATTTATTACACCAATAGTTATTTAAAGAATTTGGTAGAACACACCAGACTGCCCAATGTTTCTTTATCCGACATGGGGTTTAAAACAGCTTCGCAAAAAATAGAAGATTACAACGTAACACCAACCCTTATTCAAGAATACGAAAGCAAAAGGAATTTCCCTGCACAGGATGCTACCTCCCATTTGGGACCGCATTTACGGTTTGGTACCGTTAGCATCAGAAAAATGATAAAAAAAGCCATCGCCGAAAACAACGAAACCTTTTGGAAAGAACTCATTTGGCGAGAGTTTTTCATGCAAATTCTTTGGCATTTTCCGCATACGGTTACGGAGAGTTTTAAACCCAAATACGACCGCATTGACTGGCGCAACAACGAAGCTGAATTTAAACTTTGGTGCGAAGGAAAAACGGGTTACCCCTTGGTTGATGCCGGTATGCGCCAACTCAACCAAACCGGCTTTATGCACAATCGCGTACGGATGTTGGTGGGCAGCTTTTTATGTAAACACCTGCTTATCGATTGGCGCTGGGGCGAAGCCTATTTCGCCGAAAAGCTGCACGATTACGAAATGGCAAGCAATGTAGGCAACTGGCAATGGGTCGCGGGCAGCGGTGTTGATGCTGCACCATACTTTAGAATTTTTAATCCCACTACACAAATTGATAAATTCGATAAAAATTTAAAGTATATTAAAACTTGGGTGCCCGATTTTCAAGAACTCACGTATCCCGAAAAAATGGTAGACCACAGGTTTGCTCGCGAACGCTGTTTAAAGGTTTATAAAACGGCGTTGGACTAG